The window CGGTCGGGACCGCACGGCTGCCCCATCCTTCGTCCGCCACCTCGTACGAGGCCGCCGCGCCGACCGCGAAGGCCGGTGTGACGGACAGGTCGACGGCGTTGGCGTGGTCGTTGTAGACGACCACGGCCACGTCCGGCGTATGCCGGGCCATCCACTCACGGGCCGGCGCGTACCCGTCGAACAGCGGTTTCCAGTACGGGTCCTCGGTCTTCCCGCGGTCCATCGCCGCACCGATCGACGGCACGTGCGAGGTGGCCAGACCCCAGATCACCTCAGCCAAAGCTCCGCCCTCCCGCTTCCAGTGCCTGAGCGAACTCCTCGGTGGTCATGCCGGTGAACACCCCTCCGAGGTACTGCATGGACTTCTGATCGAGTACCGCGAGCTTGAACACGTAGAAGATGGAGCCGCCCAGCTCCAGCATCCGCGTCCAGTCCCGGCCCAGGACCGCCTCCCGCTGCTCGGCCGTGAGTCCGTACGCCTCGCAGTACGCGCCCTCGTCCGCGCTGAACCGCACGCGGTTGCCGGCCTCCTTCAACGAGCCGCAGAGCCGGTTCAGCGCCCGGCCCCGACGGTTGTCGGCGGTGTCGAAGACGTAGGTACCCGTGATGTGGGGTGTGCGGCTGGACATGGCTTTCGTCTCCCTCCTCTTCCGCTGTCGTGTCCGGGCGGCCGCTCAGCGCAGCAGCCCGCCGCCGTCGCAGACGAGCGTCTGACCGGTGACCATGGCCCCGTCCGGTGAGGCCAGATACGAGACGAGCCCCGCGAAGTGCTCCGGGGTGACGTACTCCCGGATCGCCTGCTGCCGCATGGTCGCGGCGAACACCTCGTCGCCAGAGTGGGCCCTGGTGCCCGGGGTGGCGACC is drawn from Streptomyces bottropensis ATCC 25435 and contains these coding sequences:
- a CDS encoding protocatechuate 4,5-dioxygenase subunit alpha; the protein is MSSRTPHITGTYVFDTADNRRGRALNRLCGSLKEAGNRVRFSADEGAYCEAYGLTAEQREAVLGRDWTRMLELGGSIFYVFKLAVLDQKSMQYLGGVFTGMTTEEFAQALEAGGRSFG